CTCGCCGGCTGGAGCGCCTCCATCATCGCCTTCGGGTTCTTCCCGCCCGGCGCCACCGGCTGGCTCGCCGTGCTCGGCGTGCTGTTCTTCCTGGCGATGTTCTGGGTCGGGCTGTGGGAGCTGGTGACCGAGGCGCGCGACCGGGTGGCGGTCACCTTCGCCGCCTACCAGCAGGCCGCCCAGCCGCAGCAGGTGCCGCGGCCGTCCAGCCCCGTGGTGGACGACGCGGACGTGATCGTCATCGAAGAGCATCGCGAGGACTGACCTCCGCGCCGGCTGCGCCGCCGCGCTTTGGCAATAGAGCCTCGCGCGTGGCAGAATGGTTGTTCGTGCCGCCGCCCGGCTCTGCCGCAGGGGAGCCAGCAATTCGAGCGTGCACACCCAATCGAATCCCGGCCGTCGCCGTGCGCAGCGCGCATCCGTACGACGGCCCCGAATCCGTCCCCGACCTGCAGGCGGGTACAGAGAGCGAACAGCAATGCACATCCTCGATCAGGTGGACGCCGCGTCCCTCAAGTCGGACATCCCCGCGTTCCGTGCCGGCGACACCGTCAAGGTGCACGTCAACATCATCGAGGGCACCCGCTCTCGTATCCAGGTCTTCCAGGGCGTCGTGATCGGCCGCTCGGGCGAAGGCGTCCGCGAGACCTTCACGGTCCGCAAGGTCAGCTTCCAGGTCGGCGTCGAGCGCACCTTCCCGGTGCACTCGCCGGTCATCGACCACATCGAGGTCGTCACCCGCGGTGACGTCCGTCGCGCCAAGCTGTACTACCTCCGCGAGCTTCGCGGCAAGAAGGCGAAGATCAAGGAGAAGCGCGACAACTGAGCGTTTCGCGCGCGACTCTTCCTGAGCTCCCGGTCCTACACTGGACCGGGAGCTCAGGCGGTTAACGAGCCAGGCAGGGTGGATGACGGACGAGACACTGCCCACGCGGCCCGAACGCGTGGTGCGGCGAGAGCGCGGCAGGCGCAGCGGCCTGCTGTTCGCGCGGGACGTGCTGGTCGTGGTGGTGATCGCGCTGCTCGTGGCCTTCCTGGTGAAGACCTTCGTGGTGCGCTCGTTCTACATCCCCTCCGGATCGATGGAGGACACCCTCCAGGTCAACGACAAGATCCTCGTGAACGAGCTGCAGCCGTCGCTGTTCCCGCTGAGCCGCGGCGACGTCGTGGTGTTCCGGGATCCGGGAGGCTGGCTCCCGAAATCCCCGCCGGTCGTCCGCAACCCGCTGGCCCAGGCCGCGGACACCGCGCTGACGTTCGTCGGGCTGTCCGCCTCCGACAGCGACGATCACCTCGTGAAACGGCTCATCGGCCTCCCGGGCGACCACGTGGTGTGCTGCGACACCGCGGGCCGGATCACCGTCAACGGCACCGCGATCCACGAGCCGTACATCGTGATCCCGCCAGGCCAGAAGAACGCCGCGACGCTCGCCTTCGATGTGACGGTCCCGAAGGGCCGCATCTGGGTCATGGGCGACAACCGCTACGACTCGCAGGACTCGTCCCGCAACCAGGCGCTCCCCGGCCGCGGCTTCGTCCCGCTCGACCACGTCGTCGGGCGGGCCGCGGTGATCAGCTGGCCGGTCAGCAGATGGACGTGGTTGGACGACTATCCTGATGTCTTCAGAGGCGTGGAGGAGAAGAAGGAATGATGACCCCGGTCTCGCCGTCGCTGCGCTTCGAGAAGGCGCTCTACCGCGACGGCGTCACCTCGATCGTGGCCGTCGACGAGGTCGGCCGCGGGGCGCTGGCCGGCCCGGTGGCGGTCGGCATGGTGGTCATCGACACCGGGGTCAAGCGCATCCCGCCCGGACTGCGCGACTCCAAGCTGCTGCCGGAGCCGGTGCGCGAGGCGCTCGAGCCCGCCTGCCGGCGCTGGTCGCTGTTCCACGCCGTGGGGATGGCCTCGGCCGCGGAGGTGGACTCGCTCGGCATCATGCGCTGCCTGGGCCTCGCCGGCGCCCGCGCCCTCGCCATGCTGGAGGACCAGGGTGCGCAGGTGCGGGAGAGCAC
This genomic stretch from Leifsonia sp. EB41 harbors:
- the rplS gene encoding 50S ribosomal protein L19, yielding MHILDQVDAASLKSDIPAFRAGDTVKVHVNIIEGTRSRIQVFQGVVIGRSGEGVRETFTVRKVSFQVGVERTFPVHSPVIDHIEVVTRGDVRRAKLYYLRELRGKKAKIKEKRDN
- the lepB gene encoding signal peptidase I, which gives rise to MTDETLPTRPERVVRRERGRRSGLLFARDVLVVVVIALLVAFLVKTFVVRSFYIPSGSMEDTLQVNDKILVNELQPSLFPLSRGDVVVFRDPGGWLPKSPPVVRNPLAQAADTALTFVGLSASDSDDHLVKRLIGLPGDHVVCCDTAGRITVNGTAIHEPYIVIPPGQKNAATLAFDVTVPKGRIWVMGDNRYDSQDSSRNQALPGRGFVPLDHVVGRAAVISWPVSRWTWLDDYPDVFRGVEEKKE
- a CDS encoding ribonuclease HII, coding for MTPVSPSLRFEKALYRDGVTSIVAVDEVGRGALAGPVAVGMVVIDTGVKRIPPGLRDSKLLPEPVREALEPACRRWSLFHAVGMASAAEVDSLGIMRCLGLAGARALAMLEDQGAQVRESTLILDGNYDYLSPAVMRPVRVVTRIKADRDCASVAAASVIAKVHRDRLMIGHDVDYPGYGWVSNKGYSTPEHFAAIAELGPSALHRLTWLKDLATLDMPT